A window of Rubidibacter lacunae KORDI 51-2 contains these coding sequences:
- the uvrB gene encoding excinuclease ABC subunit UvrB, with amino-acid sequence MSGFLLKSTYSPTGDQPKAIAQLVESVGGGERYQTLLGATGTGKTFTIANTIAQLGRPALVLAHNKTLAAQLCNELREFFPANAVEYFISYYDYYQPEAYIPVTDTYIEKTASINEEIDMLRHSATRSLFERRDTIVVASISCIYGLGIPSEYLKAAIPFAVGKEMDPRQILRDLANVQYARNDVEIGRGRFRVRGDVLEIGPAYEDRIVRVEFFGDEVEAIRFVDPVTGEILQSLDALNIYPARHFVTPEEKLEAACQAIADELNERVTELESNGKLLEAQRISQRTRYDLEMLQEVGYCQGVENYSRHLSGREAGEPPECLIDYFPDDWLLVVDESHVTVPQLRGMYNGDQARKRILIEHGFRLPSAADNRPLKSEEFWDKVRQCIFVSATPGNWELEVSEQRIVEQIIRPTGVIDPEISVRPTTGQIDDLLSEIMLRADRGERTLVTTLTKRMAEDLTEYCGERGVRVRYLHSEIHSIERIEILQALREGEFDVLVGVNLLREGLDLPEVSLVVILDADKEGFLRAERSLIQTIGRAARHVRGQAILYADNLTDSMDKAIRETERRRQIQMAYNEKHGITPQPIIKKSANSILAFLDISRRLNKQQLEQIYEESEDLPLEKIPELIEVLEGQMKEAAQNLEFETAAQLRDRIKYLRGKLIGRSSPTE; translated from the coding sequence ATGTCGGGATTTTTGCTCAAATCCACTTACTCGCCGACAGGCGACCAGCCGAAAGCGATCGCGCAGCTTGTCGAATCTGTCGGCGGCGGAGAGCGCTACCAGACGCTGCTCGGAGCAACGGGTACGGGTAAAACCTTCACGATCGCCAACACGATCGCGCAGCTCGGGCGACCGGCGCTTGTGCTCGCTCACAATAAAACTCTCGCTGCCCAATTGTGCAATGAGCTGCGCGAGTTTTTTCCGGCAAACGCCGTCGAATATTTCATCAGTTATTACGACTATTATCAGCCCGAAGCTTACATTCCCGTTACCGATACCTATATCGAAAAAACCGCTTCGATTAACGAAGAAATCGATATGCTGCGCCACTCGGCAACGCGATCGCTTTTCGAGCGGCGCGACACGATCGTAGTCGCGTCGATTAGCTGCATTTACGGCTTGGGCATTCCGTCTGAGTACCTCAAGGCCGCGATTCCGTTTGCCGTCGGTAAGGAAATGGACCCGCGGCAAATCCTCCGGGACTTGGCTAACGTTCAGTACGCGCGCAATGACGTGGAAATCGGGCGCGGGCGCTTTCGCGTGCGCGGCGACGTGCTCGAAATCGGTCCGGCTTACGAAGACCGCATTGTTCGCGTGGAGTTCTTTGGGGACGAAGTCGAGGCGATTCGCTTTGTCGATCCGGTCACGGGTGAAATCCTCCAAAGTCTCGATGCACTGAACATCTATCCCGCCCGCCACTTCGTCACGCCCGAGGAAAAACTCGAAGCAGCCTGTCAGGCGATCGCAGACGAACTGAACGAGCGCGTCACCGAACTCGAGAGCAATGGCAAACTCTTGGAAGCCCAACGCATCAGCCAGCGCACGCGTTACGACTTAGAAATGTTGCAGGAAGTTGGATATTGCCAGGGCGTTGAAAACTACTCCCGGCATCTGAGCGGGCGCGAGGCAGGGGAGCCCCCGGAGTGCCTGATCGACTATTTCCCAGACGATTGGTTGCTGGTCGTCGATGAATCCCACGTGACCGTGCCGCAATTGCGCGGGATGTATAACGGCGACCAAGCCCGCAAGCGGATCCTGATCGAGCACGGGTTTCGTTTGCCAAGTGCTGCTGACAACCGGCCGCTCAAGTCAGAAGAGTTCTGGGATAAAGTCAGGCAATGCATCTTCGTTTCGGCAACGCCGGGGAACTGGGAACTGGAAGTTTCCGAACAGCGCATCGTGGAGCAAATCATTCGTCCGACGGGCGTGATCGATCCGGAGATTTCCGTGCGTCCGACGACGGGACAAATCGACGACCTGCTAAGCGAAATTATGCTGCGCGCCGATCGCGGCGAGCGCACGCTGGTTACGACGCTCACCAAGCGCATGGCCGAAGATCTAACCGAATACTGCGGCGAGCGCGGAGTCCGCGTGCGCTATTTGCACTCGGAGATTCACTCCATTGAGCGCATTGAAATTTTGCAAGCTTTGCGTGAGGGCGAGTTCGACGTCCTCGTAGGCGTCAACTTGTTGCGGGAAGGTTTGGATCTGCCGGAAGTGTCGCTTGTCGTGATTCTCGACGCCGACAAAGAGGGTTTTTTGCGTGCCGAGCGATCGCTGATCCAAACCATTGGGCGTGCAGCGCGGCACGTGCGCGGGCAGGCAATTTTATATGCCGACAATCTCACCGACAGCATGGACAAGGCGATTCGGGAAACCGAGCGTCGTCGTCAGATTCAAATGGCATACAACGAGAAACATGGCATCACGCCGCAGCCCATTATCAAAAAGTCTGCGAATTCGATCTTGGCGTTTCTGGATATCTCGCGTCGCCTGAATAAACAACAGCTCGAACAAATCTACGAAGAATCGGAAGACTTGCCCCTCGAAAAGATCCCCGAGCTGATTGAGGTACTTGAAGGGCAAATGAAAGAAGCTGCGCAGAATCTAGAGTTTGAAACTGCAGCTCAACTGCGCGATCGCATCAAGTACCTGCGCGGAAAGCTCATCGGTCGGTCGTCACCCACCGAGTAA
- a CDS encoding NAD(P)/FAD-dependent oxidoreductase → MTDSSTKRICIIGGGFGGLYTALRLSQLPWEPTGTPEIVLVDRSDRFLFSPLLYELLTGELRSWEIAPTFSEVLADTGVRFLQAAVTGIDLNECAVHSDGGDLPWDELVLALGGTARLDRVPGAAEHAIPFRNLGDAYRLEERLRQLEEADRDVVRVAIVGGGYSGVEVACKLADRLRERGRIRIIDRGDTILQSAADFNRTAARKALDTRQVWVDLETSVDEIAADRLAMSYKGQRDEIPVDLVLWTTGTRASELIAALPFERDDFGRLFVEPTLQVRDRETICQNLFALGDLATCRDASGQQVPHTAQAAIQQADYCAWNLWATLTGRPLLPFRYQHLGEMMVLGVNDAALSGLGVQLDGPLAYLSRRLVYLGRMPTLKHQFAVGANWMTQPMLDLMAS, encoded by the coding sequence ATGACCGACAGCTCCACAAAGCGCATCTGCATCATCGGCGGCGGTTTCGGCGGACTATACACCGCACTCCGTCTGAGCCAATTGCCGTGGGAACCCACCGGCACGCCCGAAATCGTATTAGTCGATCGCAGCGATCGCTTTTTGTTCTCTCCACTGCTCTACGAACTACTGACGGGAGAGCTGCGCAGTTGGGAAATTGCGCCGACGTTTTCTGAAGTTTTAGCAGATACGGGCGTGCGGTTTCTGCAAGCTGCCGTTACTGGCATCGACCTCAATGAGTGCGCGGTTCATAGCGATGGCGGGGACCTGCCCTGGGACGAGTTGGTTCTGGCACTAGGCGGCACCGCACGCCTCGATCGTGTACCGGGTGCGGCGGAACATGCTATTCCGTTCCGGAATCTAGGCGATGCGTATCGCTTGGAAGAACGCCTACGTCAGCTTGAAGAAGCCGACCGCGATGTGGTGCGCGTTGCGATCGTGGGCGGCGGGTACAGCGGGGTTGAAGTGGCATGCAAGCTTGCCGATCGCCTGCGCGAGCGCGGCCGAATTCGCATCATCGATCGCGGCGATACAATTCTGCAGTCGGCCGCGGACTTCAATCGCACGGCAGCACGCAAAGCACTCGACACGCGTCAAGTGTGGGTCGATCTCGAAACCAGCGTCGATGAAATCGCGGCCGATAGGCTCGCGATGAGCTATAAGGGCCAGCGCGACGAAATTCCCGTCGATCTGGTCCTGTGGACCACCGGCACCAGAGCGTCCGAACTCATTGCTGCTCTGCCGTTCGAGCGCGACGATTTCGGCCGCCTCTTCGTAGAGCCAACCCTACAAGTGCGCGATCGCGAAACCATTTGCCAAAATCTCTTTGCCTTGGGCGACTTGGCAACGTGTCGCGACGCGAGCGGACAGCAAGTGCCCCACACCGCCCAAGCGGCAATCCAGCAAGCTGACTACTGTGCGTGGAATCTCTGGGCAACATTAACCGGCCGGCCGCTACTTCCGTTCCGCTACCAACATTTAGGCGAAATGATGGTTCTTGGAGTGAACGATGCCGCGCTCTCCGGCCTGGGCGTACAGCTGGACGGTCCGCTAGCATACCTTTCACGACGCTTGGTGTATCTCGGGCGAATGCCCACGCTCAAGCATCAATTTGCAGTGGGTGCGAACTGGATGACGCAACCGATGCTCGACTTGATGGCAAGCTAG
- a CDS encoding ATP-dependent zinc protease family protein produces the protein MSAPPPLPTIGWRERLALPDLGIDIVKAKIDTGARSSALHAFDLEEFQHDGRRWVRFSVHPQQRNTHRTIVASAELIDIRAVRSSSGQSQLRPVIQTVVELGGKHWPIELTLTDRDAMGFRILLGRQAIRRRFLVDAGRSFIGGGPSDAIAAHRAERSQPS, from the coding sequence TTGTCCGCACCTCCTCCCTTGCCAACCATCGGCTGGCGCGAACGCTTAGCCCTGCCCGACCTCGGCATTGATATCGTCAAAGCCAAAATCGATACGGGTGCGCGATCGTCGGCGCTCCATGCCTTCGATCTCGAAGAATTTCAACACGACGGTCGGCGATGGGTTCGCTTTAGCGTTCATCCCCAACAGCGCAACACGCATCGGACGATTGTCGCCTCGGCCGAGTTGATCGACATTCGAGCCGTGCGCAGTTCCTCCGGACAAAGCCAGCTAAGACCAGTTATCCAGACTGTTGTAGAATTGGGCGGCAAGCACTGGCCGATCGAGCTGACGCTGACGGACCGAGATGCAATGGGCTTTCGCATATTGCTCGGCCGCCAGGCCATTCGGCGCCGCTTCCTCGTCGATGCGGGACGCTCATTTATCGGTGGCGGACCTAGCGACGCGATCGCTGCCCACCGAGCCGAACGTTCCCAGCCGTCATGA
- a CDS encoding Hpt domain-containing protein, whose translation MSTENQQRILGYFIEEAREHLTTLEKGLLNLSEVICDQEEVNELFRAAHSIKGGGGMLGYTSIQKTAHRFEDAFKFLQENRVTIDSQLESLFLSGLDALQELIDKLEEPSGLQAEEAARIVQAAEPKFDELQQYLERSMDAPAPAATPAPAAAATLNTAPLNNDERANRIRALLRKMLAEFKQADTSEGRRILQDLCDRLEAVTNEGGWVTLVQAIKIAAANPQYSYSTLAPVAIKELKGGSDLLELERAGEIAPSEALQRLGAADVQQVLLPVEPHGATEILRRVFNPQQLDQIAQLLVASR comes from the coding sequence GTGAGTACCGAAAACCAACAGCGAATCCTCGGTTATTTCATTGAAGAAGCCCGAGAACATTTGACAACTCTGGAGAAAGGGTTGCTCAATCTCTCTGAGGTTATTTGCGATCAAGAGGAAGTCAACGAGCTCTTCCGCGCCGCCCATTCAATCAAAGGCGGCGGTGGTATGCTCGGTTATACCAGTATTCAGAAGACTGCCCACCGTTTCGAAGACGCGTTTAAGTTCCTCCAGGAAAACCGCGTCACCATCGACTCCCAACTCGAGTCGCTGTTTCTCAGTGGTCTCGATGCCCTCCAGGAACTCATCGATAAGCTTGAAGAACCGTCGGGCTTACAAGCTGAGGAGGCCGCGCGCATCGTACAGGCCGCGGAGCCGAAGTTCGACGAGCTGCAGCAGTATCTCGAACGGTCGATGGACGCACCTGCTCCCGCTGCTACTCCTGCTCCCGCCGCTGCTGCAACCCTTAACACCGCCCCCCTTAACAACGACGAACGCGCCAACCGCATCCGCGCGCTCCTCAGAAAAATGCTGGCTGAATTTAAACAAGCCGACACATCTGAAGGGCGCCGCATCCTGCAGGATTTGTGCGATCGCCTCGAGGCTGTCACCAATGAAGGCGGCTGGGTTACCCTCGTCCAAGCCATTAAGATCGCTGCGGCCAATCCCCAATACAGCTACAGTACCCTAGCTCCGGTTGCGATTAAGGAGCTAAAAGGGGGCAGTGACTTACTGGAACTCGAGCGGGCCGGCGAAATTGCTCCCAGTGAAGCGCTGCAGCGCCTAGGTGCTGCTGATGTCCAGCAAGTATTGCTCCCGGTCGAGCCCCACGGCGCGACCGAAATCTTGCGCCGGGTGTTCAATCCACAGCAGCTCGACCAGATCGCCCAGCTACTGGTAGCAAGCCGTTAG
- a CDS encoding HAD-IA family hydrolase encodes MQHPDVIFFDAVGTLFGVRGSVGQIYSDLARKLGVEADPDALDADFVRAFRAAPPCAFPGVLPEALPRHEYLWWRDVARATFTANGTIAQFDDFDARFVSLFDYFATPAAWFLYPDVLPALERWRDRGVALGIVSNFDARLHAVLEALELKPLFSSITSSSEVGAAKPDPRIFAAALASQQVTPDRAWHVGDSYREDYLGARAAGLRAYWLQRES; translated from the coding sequence ATGCAGCACCCGGATGTGATTTTCTTCGATGCCGTCGGAACTCTGTTTGGCGTGCGCGGAAGTGTCGGGCAAATCTACAGCGACCTCGCTCGCAAACTCGGCGTCGAAGCCGACCCCGATGCCCTCGACGCCGATTTCGTCCGAGCCTTCCGCGCCGCACCGCCTTGCGCCTTCCCGGGCGTGCTGCCGGAGGCCCTACCCCGCCACGAATACCTATGGTGGCGCGATGTCGCCCGTGCAACCTTCACAGCCAACGGAACCATCGCGCAGTTCGACGACTTTGACGCTAGATTCGTATCTTTGTTCGATTATTTTGCAACGCCAGCTGCCTGGTTCCTTTACCCCGACGTGTTGCCCGCTCTAGAGCGCTGGCGCGATCGCGGGGTTGCCCTTGGAATCGTCTCCAACTTTGACGCGCGCTTGCATGCAGTGCTAGAGGCGCTAGAGCTCAAGCCGCTCTTTTCCAGCATCACCAGTTCCTCGGAGGTCGGTGCGGCGAAACCGGACCCGCGTATCTTTGCCGCTGCCTTGGCGTCGCAGCAAGTAACGCCCGATCGCGCCTGGCACGTCGGCGATAGTTATCGCGAGGACTACCTCGGTGCAAGGGCAGCAGGACTCCGCGCCTACTGGCTGCAGCGAGAGTCATAG
- the psbQ gene encoding photosystem II protein PsbQ, whose product MLTAILASSILRHRYGQPNDSSQSTPSDDIRVKVMRSLQSLFSLTLILVSVFAVSCSGPSPLEPPTYTSDQLQSIALYRVPVDTARDRFNELNKLIGNRSWVDVDTFIHGPLGLLRRDMSVLTRTLLPDDLDAASDLTRKLFLDLERLDLAVDSRDYAAARGNFGAAIDDLDAYLDVLPSAPTKPAT is encoded by the coding sequence GTGCTGACCGCTATCCTGGCTAGTAGTATCTTGCGCCACCGGTACGGGCAGCCGAACGACAGTTCGCAATCAACTCCTTCAGATGACATTCGAGTCAAGGTCATGCGAAGCCTGCAATCTCTCTTCTCCCTCACCCTAATACTGGTCTCCGTATTTGCAGTCAGCTGCAGCGGCCCGAGCCCTTTGGAACCGCCCACCTACACGTCCGATCAATTACAGTCGATCGCGCTCTATCGCGTGCCGGTTGACACTGCCCGCGATCGCTTCAACGAGCTCAACAAGCTGATTGGTAACCGTAGCTGGGTCGATGTGGACACCTTCATCCACGGACCGCTAGGACTGTTGCGCCGCGATATGAGCGTGCTGACGCGCACCTTGCTACCGGACGATCTAGATGCGGCCAGCGACCTCACCCGCAAGCTGTTCCTTGATTTGGAGCGCTTGGACTTAGCAGTTGACTCGCGGGATTATGCTGCCGCGCGGGGCAACTTCGGTGCAGCAATAGACGACTTAGATGCTTATCTAGACGTGCTGCCTTCGGCACCTACCAAACCGGCGACATGA
- a CDS encoding bestrophin family protein, with product MSSDRERRQWFRTLVRLRFSVLPAILPRIIVCGAFGEFVWTLDRLGLPVALPILSSIVPSVVLGLLLVFRTNTAYERFWEGRKLWGQLINTVRNLARQIWVAVEEREEGDRELKVATLRLLVAFAVATKLHLRGDPPEDPDLAALLPEPWFDKLQSMNNPPLEVAFWIGDYIQGQFERDRVNPYQLAAMFELLDRMVDVLGGCERILKTPIPLAYSIHLKQLVSIYCLALPFQLVAELGWVTGPAVTLVSFMVFGIEEIGIEIENPFGKDPNDLPLDTICRTMERNIEDLIVLAPCLRHWRETTFARPE from the coding sequence ATGAGCAGCGATCGCGAGCGGCGACAGTGGTTCCGGACACTCGTGCGCCTTCGCTTCTCGGTGCTCCCGGCGATTTTGCCACGGATTATCGTGTGCGGCGCGTTCGGCGAGTTCGTTTGGACGCTCGACCGTCTTGGGCTGCCTGTGGCGTTGCCGATCCTGAGTTCGATCGTACCGAGTGTCGTGTTGGGTTTGCTGTTGGTTTTTCGGACGAATACGGCCTATGAGCGCTTTTGGGAAGGGCGTAAGCTCTGGGGACAGCTGATTAACACCGTCCGGAATTTGGCACGACAAATTTGGGTGGCGGTGGAGGAACGCGAGGAAGGCGATCGCGAGCTGAAGGTGGCAACGCTGCGGCTGCTGGTGGCCTTTGCGGTGGCGACAAAGTTGCATTTGCGCGGCGATCCCCCCGAAGATCCCGACTTAGCAGCCCTCTTACCAGAGCCGTGGTTCGATAAGCTCCAGAGCATGAACAACCCGCCGCTGGAGGTGGCTTTCTGGATCGGCGATTACATTCAAGGGCAATTCGAACGCGATCGCGTCAACCCATACCAGTTGGCAGCGATGTTCGAACTTTTAGACAGGATGGTGGACGTGCTCGGCGGCTGCGAGCGCATCCTCAAGACACCGATTCCGTTAGCTTATTCAATTCACCTCAAGCAGCTGGTGTCTATCTATTGCTTGGCATTGCCGTTTCAGCTGGTAGCTGAGTTGGGGTGGGTCACCGGACCAGCCGTGACTTTGGTGAGCTTTATGGTTTTTGGCATCGAGGAAATCGGCATCGAGATCGAGAACCCTTTCGGTAAGGACCCTAACGACCTACCCCTCGACACCATTTGCCGGACGATGGAGCGTAACATTGAAGACTTGATCGTTCTCGCTCCTTGCCTAAGGCACTGGCGCGAGACAACGTTTGCTCGACCTGAATAG
- a CDS encoding NAD(P)/FAD-dependent oxidoreductase produces MSRIAIVGGGVVGATIAYELSGVSGLDVQLFERGQPASASTWAALGLLVAVSSRKTKGRAWELRAASLRQYPTLIDELEALSGMAIPVNRQGLISLCYDAARLSDWEQLVAWRRDRGWTLELWEPQVVRSRCPHLDLTGAIAGIYSPQDWQIDPQALTQAAIAAAERRGATCYRETTVEAIAAADGTCSAVHTTAGTFECDWLVIAAGLGSLPLTAMLDQPLALRPVLGQAIEVVAPHELGDPAFQPVVTADDVHAVPLGDRRYWIGATVEFPDAAGAIAAAPELLAQMQARAVAFCPELAAADIVRTWSGLRPRPEGRAAPVIGPLAGYRNVLLATGHYRNGILLAPATALAVRAAIACG; encoded by the coding sequence ATGAGCCGCATCGCGATCGTTGGCGGAGGTGTTGTCGGCGCGACGATCGCCTACGAACTGAGCGGCGTTTCGGGATTAGACGTGCAGCTGTTCGAACGCGGGCAGCCGGCTTCTGCTTCAACGTGGGCGGCTCTGGGTTTACTCGTTGCGGTCAGCAGCCGTAAAACGAAGGGGCGCGCCTGGGAATTAAGGGCGGCAAGCCTGCGCCAGTACCCCACGCTGATTGACGAGCTTGAAGCGCTCTCCGGGATGGCGATTCCGGTTAACCGACAGGGATTGATTTCGCTGTGCTATGACGCAGCACGGCTATCCGACTGGGAGCAGCTAGTCGCGTGGCGGCGCGATCGCGGCTGGACGCTGGAGCTGTGGGAACCGCAGGTCGTCCGCTCGCGCTGCCCGCATTTGGATCTAACGGGCGCGATCGCCGGGATTTACTCCCCACAAGACTGGCAGATCGATCCTCAAGCCCTGACGCAGGCTGCGATTGCAGCTGCCGAGCGGCGCGGTGCGACGTGCTACCGAGAAACAACGGTGGAAGCGATCGCCGCTGCCGACGGCACGTGTTCGGCAGTGCACACGACGGCCGGCACCTTCGAGTGCGACTGGTTGGTTATCGCAGCCGGGTTAGGTTCGCTGCCGTTGACGGCCATGCTGGACCAACCGCTAGCGTTGCGACCGGTGCTCGGTCAGGCGATTGAGGTCGTTGCGCCGCACGAGTTAGGCGATCCGGCATTTCAGCCCGTCGTGACGGCCGACGATGTCCATGCCGTGCCGCTGGGCGATCGCCGTTACTGGATTGGGGCGACAGTGGAGTTTCCCGACGCAGCGGGGGCGATCGCGGCGGCACCCGAGCTGTTGGCGCAGATGCAAGCGCGGGCGGTTGCGTTCTGTCCGGAATTGGCAGCGGCGGACATCGTGCGAACCTGGTCTGGATTGCGACCGCGGCCGGAGGGTCGCGCTGCACCCGTCATAGGTCCGCTGGCCGGTTATCGCAACGTGTTGCTAGCAACCGGGCACTATCGCAACGGCATACTGCTCGCTCCAGCCACGGCGCTGGCCGTACGCGCGGCGATCGCTTGCGGTTGA
- a CDS encoding succinylglutamate desuccinylase/aspartoacylase family protein, whose translation MAIAPGGRELLEIPVTRLPTQTSIALPVTVLHGCEPGPRLWLSAAIHGDEINGVEIVRQVLERVHPEQLRGTLIAAPIVNVFGFIEQSRYLPDRRDLNRSFPGSPDGSLAARLAHLFMREIVSRCTHGIDLHTASDHRTNLPQIRANLHDRETRRCALAFGAPVAIHATTRDGSLRQAAAKRGIPVLLFEGGEALRFDMTAIRVGVAGVLQVMTTLEMLPAAETSPALVPPEQPLSTSMPQEVFQTKWVRAARSGILRLGVRLGDRVEKRQVLGVIADAFGATAATVRAPIAGLAIGQTLNPLVNQGDAILHLAVLGADAPVALAIAPQGKHARNSS comes from the coding sequence ATGGCAATCGCGCCAGGAGGTCGAGAGCTCCTGGAGATCCCGGTCACGCGGCTGCCTACGCAAACATCAATCGCACTGCCGGTGACCGTGCTGCACGGTTGCGAACCAGGACCTCGATTATGGCTGAGTGCAGCAATTCACGGCGACGAGATTAACGGCGTCGAGATCGTGCGGCAGGTGCTGGAGCGCGTGCATCCCGAGCAGTTGCGTGGCACGTTGATCGCCGCGCCGATCGTCAACGTCTTCGGCTTCATCGAACAATCGCGTTATTTGCCGGACCGCCGGGACTTGAATCGCTCGTTTCCGGGCTCGCCGGACGGCTCGCTGGCTGCGCGGCTGGCTCATTTATTCATGCGCGAGATTGTCAGCCGCTGTACCCACGGCATCGACTTGCACACAGCATCGGACCACCGCACGAACCTGCCACAGATCCGCGCGAACTTGCACGATCGAGAAACCCGTCGCTGCGCCCTGGCATTCGGCGCGCCAGTTGCAATCCATGCCACCACGCGCGATGGATCGCTACGTCAAGCAGCAGCCAAGCGAGGGATTCCCGTGTTGCTCTTCGAAGGTGGTGAAGCGCTGCGGTTTGATATGACAGCTATTCGCGTTGGCGTTGCAGGTGTATTGCAGGTAATGACAACGTTGGAAATGCTGCCGGCTGCGGAAACCTCCCCCGCGCTCGTCCCCCCGGAGCAACCGCTTTCGACATCGATGCCTCAGGAAGTCTTCCAAACCAAATGGGTGCGTGCTGCCCGCAGCGGGATCCTTCGCCTGGGGGTGCGTTTGGGCGATCGCGTCGAGAAGCGCCAGGTCCTCGGGGTTATTGCCGATGCCTTCGGAGCAACGGCTGCCACGGTCCGTGCGCCTATTGCCGGACTCGCAATCGGGCAGACACTCAACCCGTTGGTAAACCAGGGCGATGCGATTTTACATCTGGCCGTGCTGGGTGCCGATGCGCCGGTCGCGCTTGCCATTGCCCCACAAGGTAAACACGCGCGTAATAGCAGCTAA
- a CDS encoding universal stress protein — protein sequence MFERCLICTDFTDGLHRLVDFIPNLLAGGFTHITFFHSVPYSEEGNRPREDTKKLEEARSRLAPALNNIPDGVEIAVEVVSGRPLDTIPRIATERGIEVVIIGTPSRSLLDEKVFGSTSKGLARAISTPLLIYRPQLITTYTEEELALRCNHLLRCLLVPYNDSPTARYTIEQLKRYVSDQPTCATQSCMLCWVVDDSSHPAIPLEPRLQEAVEKLQPVKAELEALGLEVHVEVRTGNPLTAILDAALVHDISAIAIGDEDRGVFLNWTVPSVAQDVMRSSWFPVLLFEEGKR from the coding sequence ATGTTCGAGCGTTGTTTGATTTGTACCGACTTCACCGACGGTCTGCACCGCCTTGTCGACTTTATCCCCAATTTATTAGCAGGCGGGTTCACGCACATCACCTTCTTCCATAGCGTGCCTTACAGCGAGGAGGGCAACCGCCCCCGCGAAGATACGAAGAAACTTGAGGAGGCGCGATCGCGCCTTGCCCCAGCTTTAAACAACATCCCCGATGGTGTCGAAATCGCTGTCGAAGTGGTCTCGGGCCGGCCCCTCGATACGATTCCGCGCATCGCCACCGAGCGCGGCATCGAAGTTGTCATCATCGGTACGCCGAGCCGGAGCTTGCTGGACGAAAAGGTGTTCGGAAGCACGAGTAAGGGACTGGCGCGCGCGATCTCGACGCCCCTGTTGATCTACCGCCCGCAGCTGATTACAACCTACACCGAAGAAGAACTGGCCCTGCGCTGCAACCACTTGCTGCGTTGCTTGCTGGTGCCGTATAACGACAGCCCGACTGCGCGCTACACCATCGAGCAGCTCAAGCGCTACGTCAGCGACCAACCGACCTGCGCGACCCAAAGCTGCATGTTATGTTGGGTGGTCGATGACAGCAGCCACCCCGCGATTCCGCTCGAGCCGCGCCTGCAGGAAGCGGTTGAGAAGCTTCAACCGGTAAAAGCCGAGCTTGAAGCCCTCGGGTTAGAAGTTCATGTGGAGGTGCGAACGGGCAATCCCCTCACGGCCATTCTCGATGCCGCACTCGTTCACGACATCAGCGCGATCGCCATTGGCGATGAAGACCGCGGCGTTTTCCTCAATTGGACGGTACCGAGTGTCGCCCAGGACGTAATGCGATCGAGCTGGTTCCCGGTCCTCCTCTTCGAGGAAGGCAAACGGTAG
- the rimK gene encoding 30S ribosomal protein S6--L-glutamate ligase, with the protein MRIAILSQDASLYSTRRLKQAGKQRGHDIRVVNYLRCYMNITSHKPAVVYQGQPLTDIDAVIPRIGASRTFYGTAVVRQFEVMGVFSTNESQAISRSRDKLRCLQILAREGIGLPVTGCAHATEDIDGLIETVGGAPLVIKLLEGTQGIGVVLAETRQAAKSVIEAFRGLDANILVQEFIEEAKGADLRCFVVGGKVIAAMKRQGADGEFRSNLHRGGKAESIKLTPEERSTAVRSSKAMGLRVAGVDLLRSNHGPVVMEVNSSPGLEGIEQATGVDVADKIIEFVEKQSEPKKTADRIPY; encoded by the coding sequence ATGAGAATCGCGATTCTGTCACAGGATGCGTCGCTGTATTCCACGCGCCGCCTCAAACAAGCCGGCAAACAGCGCGGTCATGACATCCGAGTTGTGAATTATTTGCGCTGCTACATGAACATCACCTCGCACAAACCAGCGGTGGTGTATCAAGGGCAACCGCTGACCGATATCGATGCCGTAATTCCTCGCATTGGCGCATCGCGGACGTTTTACGGCACGGCAGTTGTACGGCAGTTTGAAGTCATGGGCGTGTTTTCGACCAACGAGTCCCAGGCGATTTCGCGATCGCGCGATAAGCTGCGCTGTTTGCAGATCTTGGCTCGTGAAGGCATCGGCTTGCCCGTCACTGGCTGTGCCCACGCGACGGAAGACATCGACGGATTGATCGAAACCGTGGGCGGCGCACCTTTGGTGATCAAGCTTTTGGAGGGAACGCAAGGCATCGGCGTCGTCCTTGCTGAAACCCGACAGGCGGCAAAGTCGGTCATCGAAGCATTTCGCGGGTTGGATGCGAATATTCTCGTTCAGGAATTCATTGAGGAAGCTAAGGGAGCGGATTTGCGTTGCTTTGTGGTCGGCGGCAAAGTGATTGCGGCGATGAAGCGCCAAGGGGCGGACGGCGAATTCCGCTCGAACCTGCACCGCGGTGGTAAAGCCGAGTCCATCAAGCTAACGCCAGAAGAACGCAGCACGGCGGTGCGGTCGTCAAAAGCAATGGGGTTGCGCGTGGCGGGAGTAGACCTGCTTCGCTCCAACCACGGTCCGGTGGTGATGGAGGTGAATTCGTCGCCTGGATTGGAAGGCATCGAGCAAGCAACCGGCGTAGACGTAGCGGACAAGATTATTGAGTTCGTCGAGAAACAATCCGAACCGAAAAAGACCGCCGATCGCATCCCTTACTAA